A window of Haliscomenobacter hydrossis DSM 1100 contains these coding sequences:
- a CDS encoding helix-turn-helix transcriptional regulator, protein MSVNKNAYIRYQVLDRCFRNPGRRYFWEDLLAECNHALYEFNGLNSQIQRRQLFEDIKFMESEQGWSIPLERFREGRKAYYRYADFSFSINNQPINETEAHQLRSAMMVLSRMKGMPQFEWLNELIPRLEQSFGTTKPGKEFMAFSNNEFLRGIGWLEELFHAVLYEKVLKIDYQSFRKNDLLQFTLHPYFLKQYNNRWFVFGYNPAFAEISNLALDRIEHIEELKTPYLENKFVDFDEYFEDIIGVTRPKEATLETIQLVISSQLAPYILTKPLHGSQKKLNQDENGLTLQIEVIPNYELEQLILSYGEGIQVKSPEYLREKIKTRLQASVDHYRQ, encoded by the coding sequence ATGTCTGTAAATAAGAATGCTTACATCCGCTATCAAGTACTAGACCGGTGTTTTCGCAACCCTGGGCGAAGGTATTTTTGGGAAGATCTTTTAGCAGAATGTAATCACGCCCTTTACGAATTTAATGGCCTTAATAGCCAAATTCAAAGGCGACAGCTTTTTGAAGACATAAAATTTATGGAAAGTGAGCAAGGATGGTCTATTCCTTTAGAGCGTTTTCGGGAAGGAAGAAAAGCTTATTACCGTTATGCAGATTTTAGCTTTTCTATCAACAACCAACCCATCAATGAAACAGAAGCCCATCAATTAAGATCAGCAATGATGGTGCTGAGTAGGATGAAAGGGATGCCACAATTTGAATGGCTTAACGAATTAATTCCTCGTTTGGAGCAATCATTTGGCACTACTAAGCCAGGCAAAGAATTTATGGCGTTTAGCAACAATGAATTTCTCCGTGGGATTGGTTGGTTAGAAGAGTTGTTCCATGCTGTTTTGTATGAAAAAGTATTAAAAATTGATTATCAGTCTTTTCGAAAAAATGACTTGTTGCAATTCACGCTGCATCCTTATTTCTTGAAGCAATACAACAATCGTTGGTTCGTATTTGGATACAATCCCGCTTTTGCCGAAATCTCCAATTTGGCTTTGGACCGGATCGAACATATTGAGGAGCTAAAGACACCTTATCTCGAAAATAAATTTGTTGATTTTGATGAATATTTTGAAGACATTATAGGTGTCACACGGCCTAAAGAAGCGACATTAGAAACAATTCAGCTTGTTATCAGTTCTCAACTTGCTCCTTACATTCTAACCAAACCATTGCATGGCTCACAGAAAAAACTTAATCAAGATGAAAATGGCTTAACCCTCCAGATTGAGGTTATCCCGAACTATGAACTGGAGCAATTAATTCTTTCTTATGGTGAGGGGATTCAGGTTAAAAGTCCAGAATATCTTAGAGAAAAAATTAAAACTAGGCTTCAAGCTTCTGTAGATCATTACCGCCAATAA
- a CDS encoding reverse transcriptase family protein, translating to MQLEQEQVEIIRTMFQQIKSKNDLLKLINFAKKLLFGEAAHAVPLKTLTYYGNANLASDAYRTFSIRKKSGGKRPIHAPVKGLKPIQKALNLILQCLFTPHHAANGFVPERSIVDNAKVHQGAHYVYNIDLKDFFPSIDLSRVAACLRLPPFNLIDTAEEPLAFLVANLCCTPILVERQNESGEWINKILNVLPQGAPTSPTITNIVAQRLDKRLTGLARRFGANFSRYADDITFSSMHNIYKQDEAFTIELTRIIESQGFYINPSKTRLQKTGFRQEVTGLVVNEKVNVHRRYVKQIRHWLYLWERYGYAQAEQIFKREYVKDKGYAKKGNPKLENVLEGKLLFMKMVKGGEDGTFLGLWRRFDHLLIELNEVRDNTSIPEEAFTEKEQLTRTIKISLLPIDDGKFIQTLQHDKLIPMGVALPYEETFENNIEETYEKPSLQHNPINTMNFLKNFKYDNASGFKELVHAPFDVDNFDFEKILDTVKNHPNFILTFKNTRAEKFTGELPLGLWKKAKELINHLSTEGLDLFKLTKQHPIESEKFLTEIQDFKKNYRFSSDDTESSILKKLIIHVAKKAEHKNSDKNIVFSFGNTDQSGQFSDDQLVFLPDERIFGLRSGFFTWVPNVRNTLAWIFKGILQHSNVNGSRTFEKKSKKIVVEINRFRDKDIGLTKVQLTISDEFSVLKKSPDQFLEDLLNSEPCKHYLRNIADWAIECDCDNGESYLFQILPKNDYKRLERKVNSFKHIITFYD from the coding sequence ATGCAATTGGAACAGGAGCAAGTCGAGATCATCCGAACTATGTTTCAGCAAATCAAGAGTAAGAATGATTTGCTGAAGCTCATCAACTTTGCCAAGAAATTGCTCTTTGGCGAGGCGGCTCATGCTGTTCCGTTAAAAACACTGACTTATTATGGTAATGCAAATCTTGCGTCTGATGCGTACAGAACTTTCAGTATCCGCAAAAAATCAGGCGGAAAACGGCCGATTCATGCACCTGTTAAAGGATTAAAGCCTATTCAAAAAGCTTTGAATCTTATTTTACAGTGTTTGTTTACGCCGCATCATGCAGCTAATGGTTTTGTTCCAGAAAGATCGATTGTAGACAATGCCAAAGTACACCAAGGTGCTCACTATGTGTATAACATTGACCTCAAGGATTTTTTTCCTAGCATCGACCTTAGTCGGGTGGCCGCTTGCTTGCGCTTGCCGCCATTCAATTTGATCGACACAGCGGAAGAACCCCTTGCTTTTTTGGTTGCCAATCTTTGCTGTACCCCTATTTTAGTAGAACGGCAAAATGAATCTGGCGAATGGATCAATAAAATTCTAAATGTGTTGCCTCAAGGAGCCCCTACATCGCCAACCATCACGAACATTGTAGCCCAACGCTTAGATAAACGTTTGACCGGCCTAGCGCGTAGATTTGGAGCCAACTTCTCGCGCTATGCAGATGACATCACTTTTTCGTCTATGCACAATATTTATAAGCAGGATGAAGCATTCACCATTGAATTAACCCGAATCATCGAGAGCCAAGGTTTTTACATCAACCCTAGCAAAACACGCCTCCAGAAAACTGGTTTTCGACAAGAAGTGACCGGGCTCGTTGTGAATGAAAAGGTGAATGTGCATCGCAGGTACGTCAAACAAATCCGCCATTGGCTTTACCTCTGGGAACGTTATGGTTATGCCCAAGCAGAGCAGATTTTCAAGCGCGAATATGTAAAAGACAAAGGTTACGCCAAAAAGGGTAATCCAAAATTGGAAAATGTACTGGAGGGTAAGTTGTTGTTTATGAAGATGGTGAAAGGGGGGGAAGATGGGACTTTTTTGGGATTGTGGAGGAGGTTTGATCATCTTTTGATAGAACTAAATGAGGTAAGAGACAATACTTCAATCCCAGAGGAGGCTTTTACAGAAAAAGAGCAATTAACAAGAACGATTAAAATTTCACTCTTACCTATTGATGATGGTAAATTTATTCAAACACTCCAACATGATAAGCTAATACCGATGGGAGTTGCACTTCCGTATGAGGAAACATTCGAAAATAATATTGAGGAAACCTATGAAAAACCTTCTTTACAACATAACCCTATCAATACAATGAATTTTCTAAAAAATTTCAAATATGACAATGCTTCTGGATTTAAAGAACTTGTACATGCTCCATTTGATGTCGATAATTTTGATTTTGAAAAAATTCTTGACACTGTAAAAAATCATCCCAATTTTATTTTAACTTTTAAAAATACGAGAGCAGAAAAATTTACTGGAGAACTGCCTCTGGGGCTTTGGAAAAAAGCTAAAGAATTAATTAATCATCTCAGTACAGAAGGATTAGATCTCTTTAAGCTGACTAAACAACACCCAATTGAAAGTGAAAAATTCTTAACAGAAATTCAAGATTTTAAAAAAAATTATAGATTTAGTAGTGACGATACAGAGTCTTCTATACTAAAAAAACTAATTATACACGTTGCAAAGAAGGCTGAACACAAAAACTCAGACAAAAACATTGTATTTTCATTTGGAAACACAGATCAATCTGGACAATTTAGTGATGACCAATTAGTTTTTTTACCTGATGAAAGAATATTCGGATTAAGATCTGGTTTTTTCACTTGGGTTCCTAATGTCAGGAATACACTAGCATGGATTTTTAAAGGTATTTTACAACACTCTAATGTTAATGGAAGTAGGACCTTTGAGAAAAAATCAAAAAAGATAGTGGTAGAAATTAATAGATTCAGGGATAAAGATATAGGGCTTACTAAAGTGCAATTAACCATTTCAGACGAATTTAGTGTGCTTAAAAAGAGCCCTGATCAATTCTTGGAAGATTTATTAAATTCAGAACCATGTAAACACTATCTAAGAAATATTGCTGATTGGGCGATTGAATGTGATTGCGATAATGGGGAATCTTATCTTTTCCAAATACTACCTAAAAACGATTATAAACGTTTAGAAAGGAAAGTAAATTCATTCAAGCATATAATTACTTTTTATGACTAA
- a CDS encoding response regulator yields the protein MINDLILVTNSANSASSRKHFTDILNFGEYLELAIPAEWKAQPREFYLYITYSELEPKLAATQFKGIVIDLFLENSKSTDSNIAVDLAAFLRLCDIDLPIIIVSEKHLTSEKYGLDIDPRSYQILNDFKVGKFLTYDQAFNKELSVDDPQHFPIYKHIRGYKFNIAEFLKNFSVIPSDDRHQMTNEWGAIKLAFNAGYTLEDIGYNFPQNTYFKYLQKKFSLDFLTFAEREELLKEYSLPTTQNKINLSTFLKNKKILLVDDNAEKGWASVLEKIFDARIVSMSSIHDCLKIDHKEYASFDLVFLDLYMPNFHGNLKEKENSIKLLETFKIGFPQIPIIVFTASNKSWTLDEVLEKGADGMYVKESPEYAGNATYSRENFKNFFSTIANCLKRYKTLQPYWSNIDFIFQNFLPEIDDINAFKFKSRIKERLEMFFGLLKRGLEEKGFNSRKFYFSDNELAFITLWSILNEISQAYYEKSRPNIQIRDPKGNLISAHPSGTLIEYSPRHYKWSIKNQQDVFLEYVYFFEIEREKIVLHSNKNYYKLNCKSKSIFKFHRGKGTVLHQPSVPDVDYSRSLYVQIAFLLEKKITLLSPKKDRLQEKLSQLNEKRNKLFLTHGEEDSRFYNKTEKSKRSERSYEITPNGDIKELFELVGFLLTGKEIVLNI from the coding sequence ATGATAAATGATCTGATACTAGTCACGAACTCAGCCAATTCTGCTTCTTCTAGAAAGCATTTCACTGACATACTTAACTTTGGCGAATATCTTGAGCTCGCTATCCCAGCAGAATGGAAGGCTCAGCCGCGTGAGTTTTATCTTTATATTACTTACAGTGAACTTGAGCCAAAGTTAGCAGCCACACAATTTAAAGGCATAGTAATCGATTTGTTTTTAGAAAATTCAAAATCCACAGATTCTAATATTGCGGTAGATTTAGCTGCCTTCCTAAGGCTTTGCGATATTGATTTACCTATCATTATTGTTTCCGAAAAGCATTTAACATCCGAGAAATATGGCTTGGATATTGATCCTAGGAGCTATCAAATACTAAATGACTTCAAAGTAGGAAAGTTCTTGACTTACGACCAAGCATTTAACAAAGAATTATCTGTTGATGACCCCCAACATTTTCCAATTTATAAACACATAAGGGGATATAAATTTAACATAGCTGAATTTCTAAAAAACTTTTCGGTTATTCCTTCTGATGATCGCCATCAAATGACAAATGAATGGGGTGCTATTAAACTTGCATTTAATGCAGGCTATACATTGGAGGACATTGGTTACAATTTTCCTCAAAACACCTATTTTAAATACCTTCAAAAGAAATTCTCGCTTGATTTTTTGACCTTTGCAGAAAGAGAAGAACTGCTAAAGGAATATTCATTGCCTACTACTCAAAATAAAATCAATCTATCTACTTTCCTGAAAAACAAAAAAATATTACTTGTTGATGATAATGCTGAAAAAGGTTGGGCAAGCGTCCTAGAGAAGATTTTTGACGCGAGAATAGTTAGTATGTCTAGTATTCATGATTGTTTAAAAATTGATCACAAAGAATACGCTTCTTTTGATCTTGTGTTTTTAGATTTATACATGCCCAATTTTCACGGAAATTTAAAGGAAAAAGAAAACTCTATTAAACTATTAGAGACTTTTAAAATTGGGTTTCCTCAAATCCCTATTATTGTATTTACGGCTTCCAACAAATCTTGGACATTAGACGAAGTTCTAGAGAAAGGCGCAGATGGAATGTATGTCAAAGAATCTCCAGAATATGCTGGGAATGCTACTTATTCTAGAGAAAATTTCAAAAACTTCTTCTCTACCATTGCTAATTGCTTGAAACGCTATAAAACGCTTCAACCTTATTGGAGTAATATTGATTTTATCTTTCAAAATTTTCTTCCCGAAATCGACGATATAAATGCTTTCAAGTTTAAATCTAGAATTAAAGAACGGCTAGAAATGTTTTTTGGTCTACTAAAAAGGGGGCTTGAAGAGAAGGGTTTTAACTCTAGAAAGTTCTATTTTTCTGATAATGAATTGGCTTTTATAACTCTTTGGAGTATACTGAATGAAATTTCACAAGCCTATTATGAAAAATCTCGACCTAATATTCAGATTAGAGACCCTAAGGGTAATTTAATCTCTGCACATCCTTCAGGTACACTAATCGAATACTCTCCTCGGCATTATAAATGGAGTATCAAAAATCAGCAAGATGTTTTTCTTGAGTATGTTTATTTTTTTGAAATAGAGCGGGAAAAAATTGTATTGCACTCAAATAAAAATTATTACAAGCTTAATTGTAAGTCTAAATCCATATTCAAGTTTCATCGTGGTAAAGGAACTGTGCTGCATCAACCTAGCGTGCCAGACGTAGATTATTCAAGAAGTCTGTATGTTCAAATTGCTTTTTTGTTAGAAAAGAAAATAACTCTTCTAAGTCCAAAGAAAGATAGACTACAAGAAAAATTAAGTCAATTAAATGAAAAAAGGAATAAACTTTTTTTAACACATGGAGAAGAAGATTCTAGGTTCTACAATAAAACTGAAAAGAGCAAGAGGAGCGAAAGAAGCTATGAAATAACTCCAAATGGAGACATAAAAGAATTATTTGAGTTAGTTGGTTTTCTCTTGACAGGCAAAGAAATTGTGCTTAATATTTAG
- a CDS encoding ATP-dependent DNA helicase: protein MNIHHHFPNLQLTQDQQTTLGQVEAFLEGGDQIFLLKGYAGTGKTTLLHGICRYLAAKQSDFRLMAPTGRAAMILARKTAIKSCTIHRGIYNMDQLEEKEEGTSFKFFYALKTNEDSSRCVYLVDEASMVSDVYSDDEFFTFGSGLLLKDLITYTLQGENHHKIIFVGDDAQLPPVNMPFSPALETHYLQNQYGLQVQTAQLTQVVRQAHQSGILTTATYLRQAIAANKFNAFSIHTQYNDVHTIQPEQVVEEYVSMVKQQGIQNTIIITHSNRQALEYNQLIRQRRYGENGSQLQKEDILLITRNNYNGSLELFNGMFARVLEVGGIEYTASPRFKIEGGTTIQRELVFRSLRVEITAIDGSIHQLKTTVLDPFLTASEGKLHPYDQRALYIDFKMRAIAKGLHPKSEAFREALKKDVYFNALQAKYGYAITCHKSQGGEWTGVLVDFKVFIGKLSSSFFRWSYTAITRSSKALLCIDAPNYNALSEFVVHDITKLGKVLPESYYVPDGLNFLEYRKSRLQQICQRQELTMLIVEHSYQLEVGFQQGNESGKVQLWYTKTGFSSVTWVTFSSPEFKNLIDELLIESLLPESIPFVPKFDFQKDLHLYFLEILSECNLPLTNVVQREWSDLYCIRTDADCAAVEFFFNGNHMYTFAIPKSTAGADDVKLQEVINKLRGL, encoded by the coding sequence ATGAACATCCACCACCACTTTCCAAACCTCCAACTCACCCAAGACCAACAAACCACCCTTGGCCAAGTAGAAGCATTTTTGGAAGGTGGTGACCAAATATTTCTCCTCAAAGGGTATGCAGGCACAGGTAAAACCACTTTATTACATGGCATCTGTCGCTATTTAGCAGCAAAACAATCTGATTTTAGGTTGATGGCTCCTACTGGTCGAGCTGCGATGATTTTGGCGCGCAAAACTGCGATAAAGTCTTGCACCATCCATCGGGGCATCTACAATATGGATCAATTGGAAGAGAAAGAAGAAGGTACCTCCTTCAAGTTTTTTTATGCGCTCAAAACCAATGAAGATAGTTCTCGCTGTGTTTATCTCGTAGATGAAGCATCAATGGTTTCTGATGTTTACAGCGATGATGAGTTTTTTACTTTTGGCTCTGGTTTGCTGTTAAAAGACCTTATAACCTATACCCTTCAAGGAGAAAACCACCATAAGATCATATTTGTAGGGGACGACGCACAATTACCCCCCGTAAATATGCCATTCTCTCCAGCCCTTGAGACACACTATTTACAGAATCAATACGGCTTGCAAGTACAAACTGCGCAGCTTACTCAAGTTGTAAGACAGGCACACCAAAGTGGCATTCTGACCACTGCCACTTATTTGCGCCAAGCTATCGCAGCCAATAAATTTAATGCTTTTTCCATCCATACTCAGTATAATGACGTACACACTATTCAACCTGAGCAAGTTGTAGAGGAGTATGTCTCAATGGTGAAGCAACAAGGAATTCAAAACACCATTATTATCACCCACTCTAATCGCCAAGCATTAGAATACAATCAACTCATCCGGCAACGCCGCTATGGAGAAAATGGAAGTCAACTTCAGAAAGAGGACATTTTGCTGATTACCCGGAATAACTATAATGGTTCGCTTGAACTGTTTAATGGGATGTTTGCCAGAGTTCTTGAAGTTGGTGGAATAGAGTATACGGCGTCTCCTCGTTTCAAAATAGAAGGTGGTACCACTATTCAACGTGAACTTGTTTTTCGATCCTTAAGAGTAGAAATTACCGCTATCGACGGCAGCATCCATCAACTCAAAACTACAGTACTTGATCCTTTTTTAACTGCTAGTGAAGGTAAATTACACCCTTATGATCAACGTGCTTTATACATTGACTTTAAGATGCGAGCCATTGCTAAGGGATTGCATCCTAAAAGTGAAGCCTTTCGTGAAGCGTTAAAAAAAGATGTCTATTTCAATGCCTTACAAGCCAAATACGGCTATGCCATTACTTGCCACAAATCTCAAGGTGGCGAATGGACTGGAGTGTTAGTCGATTTTAAAGTTTTCATTGGCAAATTGAGTTCAAGTTTTTTCCGTTGGTCTTACACCGCGATTACTCGCAGTAGCAAAGCATTATTATGTATTGATGCTCCAAACTATAATGCGCTTAGTGAGTTTGTAGTCCACGACATCACTAAGCTCGGCAAAGTTCTACCAGAGAGTTACTATGTTCCGGATGGGTTAAATTTTTTGGAATATCGTAAGTCCCGACTGCAACAAATCTGCCAGCGGCAGGAGTTAACAATGCTGATTGTAGAGCATAGTTACCAATTGGAAGTAGGGTTCCAGCAAGGGAATGAATCCGGTAAAGTACAGCTTTGGTACACTAAAACAGGGTTTTCGAGCGTGACTTGGGTAACCTTTTCAAGCCCTGAATTCAAAAATTTGATCGATGAACTTTTAATTGAATCTCTTTTACCAGAAAGCATTCCTTTTGTACCAAAATTTGATTTTCAAAAAGACTTACACCTTTATTTTCTGGAAATTCTATCCGAATGTAACCTTCCGTTAACCAATGTCGTACAAAGAGAATGGAGTGATTTATACTGCATCCGCACAGATGCAGATTGTGCTGCTGTAGAGTTCTTTTTTAACGGTAATCACATGTACACATTTGCTATACCTAAATCGACGGCAGGGGCAGACGATGTAAAACTCCAGGAAGTGATAAACAAGCTACGTGGATTGTAA
- a CDS encoding DUF7017 domain-containing protein, protein MSFIQVKELRQAGKLDEAYQVALQYLAEKTPTRVINNPAFAKLFQNPPDLIWAKRALAWVLYEYLKQSEIQENYEAYFRYLTELVQLELPSSEVMVFDAMAWQIGKLVFELQKQEKIEYQKIDLLFEVIQKFHFTKPSPAYSFLYKAFHKGHQGWSNYLEFANWWNFEYFEAADYLEEELPKNGKKVMALVEQAYIAYSKKLLEKAVGSLDRDKIAAFLPMLDTLIEKYPRYRYLPYFKAKLLLAIGDPEDAFSAFLPFAKAKKSEFWVWDVMAEMFTNKPDKQIACYCKAISCGTSEEYLIKVRTKLAALLIETEKYSEAKTEINFVLNIDEQQGWKVSRQVSQWLNSPWYKEADVQKDNLILYRMHAPLAEQLLFANLPEEIAVVEFVNRDKKMLNFIINLKRYGFLKYDGFLKEVNIGDVIAVRLDSGSSDGYYTALTLQQTDKKPDNSVLKNFQGLLDIRNDNPFGFVENIMVDSKLLQEYRLNNGDFIKGTAIASFNKKKQEWGWKATHLERL, encoded by the coding sequence ATGTCATTTATTCAAGTGAAAGAATTACGGCAAGCAGGTAAATTGGATGAGGCCTACCAGGTTGCATTACAATACTTGGCAGAAAAAACCCCAACTAGGGTAATAAACAATCCAGCTTTTGCAAAATTATTTCAGAATCCCCCAGATTTGATTTGGGCAAAACGGGCACTTGCATGGGTACTTTACGAGTATCTTAAGCAAAGTGAGATCCAGGAAAATTATGAAGCTTATTTTAGATACCTGACAGAACTGGTTCAACTTGAGTTGCCTAGCTCTGAGGTAATGGTTTTTGATGCTATGGCTTGGCAGATTGGTAAACTTGTTTTTGAGCTTCAAAAACAAGAAAAAATTGAGTATCAGAAGATAGATCTACTATTTGAAGTCATCCAAAAATTTCATTTTACCAAGCCTTCTCCCGCTTATTCTTTTTTGTACAAAGCGTTCCACAAGGGGCATCAAGGCTGGTCTAATTACTTGGAATTTGCGAATTGGTGGAATTTCGAGTACTTCGAGGCAGCAGACTATCTAGAGGAAGAACTACCCAAGAATGGTAAAAAAGTTATGGCTTTGGTAGAGCAGGCTTATATCGCTTACTCCAAGAAATTACTGGAAAAAGCCGTAGGAAGTTTAGATAGAGATAAGATAGCTGCGTTTTTACCTATGCTGGATACGCTTATTGAGAAGTATCCTCGATATCGATACCTTCCCTATTTCAAGGCTAAATTGCTATTGGCAATAGGTGATCCAGAGGATGCATTTAGTGCATTTTTACCTTTTGCAAAAGCGAAGAAAAGTGAGTTCTGGGTATGGGATGTGATGGCGGAGATGTTCACAAACAAGCCTGACAAACAAATAGCTTGTTATTGTAAAGCTATTTCCTGTGGCACTTCGGAAGAGTATCTTATTAAAGTTAGAACCAAACTAGCGGCATTGCTCATTGAAACTGAGAAATATAGTGAGGCAAAAACGGAAATAAACTTTGTGCTGAATATCGATGAACAACAAGGTTGGAAAGTATCTCGTCAAGTTTCACAGTGGCTTAATTCACCCTGGTACAAAGAAGCTGATGTTCAAAAAGATAATCTAATTTTATACCGAATGCATGCCCCATTGGCAGAACAGCTCCTTTTTGCCAACTTACCCGAAGAGATTGCCGTCGTTGAATTTGTGAATCGGGATAAAAAAATGCTCAATTTTATCATAAACTTGAAGCGATATGGTTTCCTTAAATATGACGGTTTTTTAAAGGAAGTTAATATTGGCGATGTTATTGCCGTTAGATTAGATAGTGGGTCATCCGATGGCTATTATACTGCTTTAACGCTGCAACAAACCGATAAAAAGCCAGATAACAGTGTGCTAAAAAACTTTCAAGGGCTGCTTGATATCAGAAATGATAATCCATTCGGGTTTGTGGAAAATATCATGGTAGATTCTAAGTTACTTCAAGAATATCGACTGAATAATGGTGATTTTATCAAGGGAACAGCCATTGCTTCTTTTAACAAAAAGAAACAAGAATGGGGGTGGAAAGCAACCCATTTGGAGCGTTTATAA
- a CDS encoding LacI family DNA-binding transcriptional regulator, with translation MRGKQRYYCKSCDFHFTINETAVPQENRRPHEVTIMDLAQQLGISKSTVSRALRGHADIHEGTRKMILDLAQELDYQPNPLANALLKRQTNIVGILVPEFRHYFFPTFIMGAQEVLSKAGYNVMICQSDESYETEVANVKALLRSRVDGLLVSITAKTDNFDHFRTVMQKEIPLVFFNRVCPELDTPQVIIDDYSGAFQAVEHLIEQGYRRIAHLAGPVTLQVSRLRLQGYVDALQKHQLPLDQDLIVYHDLTEEHARICTRQLLDLPQPPDAIFAVNDPCAIEIMLIAKERGINIPQDLGIVGFSNDPISAIIEPSLTTVEQPVWKIGEESARLLLEQMEQPTVEKRMLATRLIVRKSSMRKG, from the coding sequence ATGAGGGGAAAGCAGCGTTACTACTGCAAGTCCTGTGATTTTCATTTTACCATCAACGAAACGGCAGTACCCCAGGAAAACCGTCGCCCTCACGAGGTCACCATCATGGATCTTGCCCAGCAGTTGGGCATTTCCAAGTCAACGGTTTCACGGGCGCTGCGTGGGCATGCCGACATCCATGAAGGAACGCGCAAGATGATTCTGGATTTGGCACAAGAACTTGATTATCAGCCCAATCCCTTGGCCAATGCCCTCTTGAAACGCCAGACCAACATTGTGGGTATCCTGGTGCCCGAGTTTCGGCATTACTTTTTTCCCACCTTCATTATGGGGGCACAAGAGGTGCTTTCGAAGGCGGGGTACAATGTCATGATTTGCCAGTCGGATGAGTCGTACGAAACCGAAGTGGCCAATGTAAAAGCACTTTTGCGGAGCCGCGTGGATGGACTTTTGGTGTCCATCACCGCCAAAACCGATAATTTTGATCACTTCCGGACGGTCATGCAGAAGGAAATACCCCTGGTGTTTTTCAACCGCGTTTGCCCCGAACTGGATACGCCGCAAGTGATCATTGACGACTATTCAGGGGCATTCCAGGCCGTGGAACACCTGATTGAACAGGGCTATCGGCGCATTGCGCACCTGGCTGGTCCGGTCACCTTGCAGGTCAGTCGGCTGCGTTTGCAGGGCTATGTTGATGCCTTGCAAAAACATCAGTTGCCGCTGGATCAGGATTTGATCGTGTACCACGATTTGACCGAGGAACACGCCCGAATTTGCACTCGGCAATTGCTGGATCTGCCCCAGCCACCGGATGCCATTTTTGCGGTGAATGACCCTTGCGCCATTGAAATTATGCTAATCGCCAAGGAACGGGGCATCAACATTCCCCAGGATTTGGGCATAGTGGGGTTCAGCAATGACCCCATTTCGGCCATCATTGAGCCTTCGTTGACCACGGTGGAACAACCCGTGTGGAAAATTGGTGAGGAATCGGCGCGGCTGTTGTTGGAGCAGATGGAGCAGCCGACGGTGGAGAAGCGGATGCTGGCTACACGCTTGATTGTGCGGAAATCGTCGATGCGAAAGGGGTGA